In one window of Helianthus annuus cultivar XRQ/B chromosome 17, HanXRQr2.0-SUNRISE, whole genome shotgun sequence DNA:
- the LOC110921992 gene encoding plant UBX domain-containing protein 1 gives MDSQFAKEKLAAAKQNYGREIRVFETTTSSQTSNEPTNEEEPDEFYEFTAEDYYRILATKKEDKFLKTRKIREAEEAARRSRITKAVIRVRFPDNHTLEATFHPSETLQILIDLLIKVLAQPDLPFHIYTTPPKKQIKDLSQDFYSAGFAPGAIVYFSYDQPKGDGDVATSGPFLNEDVMSLKGLEFVPEEVKPEVDQTTTTGSVAATAPATVQERKPAADKKMVKPKWLKM, from the exons ATGGACTCTCAATTTGCCAAG GAAAAGCTTGCTGCGGCCAAGCAAAACTATGGTCGAGAAATACGTGTGTTTGAGACGACAACATCCTCTCAAACATCAAATGAGCCGACCAATGAGG AGGAGCCAGATGAGTTTTATGAATTCACCGCTGAAGATTATTATCGCATTTTGGCTACAAAGAAGGAAG ATAAGTTTTTGAAGACAAGAAAAATACGAGAAGCAGAAGAAGCTGCCCGTAGGTCAAGGATTACCAAG GCAGTGATCCGTGTCAGGTTCCCAGATAACCACACACTGGAAGCCACATTTCATCCATCTGAGACGCTTCAAATCTTAATCGATCTTCTCATAAAAGTTTTGGCTCAACCAGACCTCCCTTTCCATATAT atacTACACCTCCAAAGAAGCAAATAAAAGACTTGTCTCAAGACTTCTATTCTGCTGGTTTTGCCCCTGGTGCAATAGTATATTTTTCATACGATCAACCAAAAG GTGATGGTGATGTTGCTACATCAGGCCCGTTCCTTAACGAGGATGTCATGTCTTTAAAAGGTCTGGAATTCGTACCCGAAGAGGTCAAACCTGAGGTTGACCAAACTACCACCACCGGGTCTGTGGCGGCCACCGCCCCTGCTACGGTTCAAGAGCGCAAGCCTGCTGCTGATAAGAAGATGGTGAAGCCAAAATGGTTGAAAATGTAA